One stretch of Streptomyces sp. MMBL 11-1 DNA includes these proteins:
- the tnpA gene encoding IS200/IS605 family transposase, with translation MGDMQKIRTGRHCAFVMHVHLVFVTKFRHRVFTDAHLKRMEEIMRSVCTDFECELVEFNGEDTHVHLLVNFPPKVAVTKLVNSLKGVSSRRLRQEFPDLVRHYWRANKLWSGSYFAGTVGGAPLTVVRQYIEQQNRPA, from the coding sequence ATGGGCGATATGCAGAAGATCAGAACTGGTCGGCACTGTGCTTTCGTGATGCATGTGCACTTGGTCTTCGTCACCAAGTTCCGGCACAGAGTGTTCACCGATGCCCACTTGAAGCGTATGGAGGAGATCATGCGATCCGTGTGCACGGACTTCGAGTGCGAGCTGGTGGAGTTCAACGGCGAGGACACCCACGTCCACCTCCTGGTGAACTTCCCGCCCAAGGTCGCCGTGACCAAGCTGGTCAACTCCCTCAAAGGCGTTTCCTCGCGCCGCCTGCGCCAGGAGTTTCCCGACCTCGTGCGCCACTACTGGCGGGCCAACAAGCTGTGGTCCGGCTCCTACTTCGCCGGAACCGTCGGCGGTGCCCCGCTCACCGTGGTCAGGCAGTACATCGAGCAGCAGAACCGGCCGGCATGA